The Aspergillus oryzae RIB40 DNA, chromosome 5 genome segment ATTTGCTGTCGCTGTGCGGCCGTTGGAGACTGTGGGGGTATATAGGAGTTAGTTGCAGCGCTCACGGCTTCGGCAGAAGGCTCTCTCTGAGGTAACCCATATGGGCTCTCCACAGGTTTTTGCGGATATGCAAGAGCAGGATCCTGAGGGGTCTGAGGCGGGCCACCTGGCCGCAGGGTGCGGCCACTGAGACCAGAACTAACAGAAAGGGATTTATTGTGATTCCTAGCATGAATCAATGTTTCTAAGATCTGGTTCGCGGCTTCCATAGACATGCCACAGAAGTCAGGTACAAGATGAGTACAATGGGCATGGCAAGTGAGACCACATTCTAAGGAAAATGTAAGCATCAAAGTCATATACATGGCCTGAAGTTCTTTAGGAAATCATACCTGAGCATCGCTTGGCATTTTTACGTCCAAATGGGAGCAAGTAACCGCAGTGACAACACCAGTTGGCAGAGAGGTTGGAGAAGCCCTCGAACCGATGGGGAATACGAtgattgatcttctcctcgtctgGATCCGTCTCGTAATTTGCTTTGCTGATACACTTGGTAACGACCTTCGGGTAACACTTGCGGTGACACGTATACTTGCAGTCGGCACATTGCATACCGGCAGCATATTTCAGGAAATCGCCACAGAGGGCACAACGCATGATATTGTAAAATTGTTGAGTGACGAACTTGTGCCCCTGCATTTCGTggacctcttccttcttctgacGAACGGCACCCTGTCGGTTAAGACCAATGTCGAACGGTCGTCGATCCTTCAATTGTTTGGCTATACAACAGGTTAGTACACCCGGTCGTAGAATAATATATAGGCCATAGAAGTTTACCAAAGCTCATTGATAGATGGATTCGACCCACGGGCTCCAATGCGAACCAAGACTCGATCATCACTGAGTTTAAGGAGGGCGCTCCACCCGGAGCACCTGCATAACCCTGCGCAGTAGGACCAGAATGCCCAGCGGAGCCTGGGGCATGCGGAGATCCCGGCTGCCCAGCGGTGTCAGGCCGTCCCGACGAACCGCCGTGTTCCATCTTATCCGCAGAAACCCAACCTGATGCATTGAGCTCGCtctccagcttcttgcgACGCATCTCTTCGGCGATATCGGAGATGCGCACCCAAAGCATGCCAATCGGAGTGGGCCTGTCACCCGACTTGTCGTACACGGTAAGTTCGATTTCGTTTGCTTTGTCAATGTCAATAGTGAAGGTCTCATCTTGCCATCTATCAGTCCGGGTTGCTTTTGTACGGGCTTTGATAGTGTCTTCAActttgatgatgacgaaAGTCTCGGGGCCCCGAGAGAATCTCGAGCTGGTGGCATGATCTACATCGGTAACCGCCTGGATACGCAATGTTAGAAGACCAGTAAGTGGCTTGCGCATGTTGGGTGTGTTCAGGCTCTCATCTAGAAAACAAACTGTTAGCTCCTATGCGGCGGTCACCGGTCTGTAGAAAACATACCGTCTGGGTCGTCTGTCGATTCAATGTCAACGTGAAGATCTTCATATCGCTTCAAGGCCTGCTTTAGCAGCTGAATTTTCTGATTACTCTCGATCCGCCGACCCTCGGCATCCGCGCGACTCTTCCTATCACCCTCATCCTGATACAGGCGAACCATCTTTTCAATACCCGCTTTGTATTGCTTTTCCACACTCAGTTTAAACTCGAGTTGGGACAACATGAGCTGGATCTTAGGTCCGAGATACGGGGTATCATATTTGATCAAGTCTGAACACAGCACAGCGTCAGTTAGACATCCTGGAAGCTTACAAGGCCTCTGTCGGTGCCGAGCGACAGGTAAAGCATACCAAGTTTAGTAAAATTCGGCCGGGCCTTGGGAACAGGAGCGAAAGGCCGGGGATCTGCAAAGGGAGCGCCTGTCGGCATGGAACCAGATCCTCCTTGCGGGTAAGCCCCCGAGGCGTCATACTCGTCATAGCCGGTACCATAGTCCTTCGGAGGAGGGGCTGGTCCTGCACCCGGTTCAGGCGGGAGACGCTTGTCCGTGGGGGATTCTCCGTCTCGACGTAGCTGCAActctctcatcttctcctccaagtAAGCAATGTTCTTTCGACCATCACGGATATTCGCATCGACTCTCTGCTGCACGAGGGGGTTATTGGTCGACTGTCGCATATTGGACGCGGCGGTGATCAGGGCCTTTTCCCGCTCGATCTTGCGGTAGACCGAGGCGATGAGGTCGTCCCCGTCCATGTTGAGAGGGTGGTGGGACGACGACCGACGTTCCGAATTATTCCAACTGAGAGGACAACAATGCGATCAAGAATAAGTGGGGATAGAAGTGTGGAATCAGAGTCAGCAGGCAAAGCGTActaaagggaagaaaacgtTCGCCGCGGGGTACTTTGTTGACAGATTATTCCAAAGAGAGGGGATGGATGATCAATAAATCGCAACGGGACTGACAGTCAACGTTCCCGTTAAGTTAATGCCACTCGGGAAATGGTGAGACAGGTTCCCCCCGTTACGATGACGAGCCGTGCCAGACAGTCACTCTCGGTCAATGCCCGCAGGTCACTGCGAAAATGGGGAGAGGGAGCTGAGTCGGGACAGCGAGAAGAGGTGATTCCAGCAATGGAGTTTCTGGTCACCGCACACACAAAGcacagaaaagggaaaattgTTTTGGgatccttttcctttttctcggGGGTGGGTGGGTTGACTTTTGGTGTCCAGACTTTACTTTCTTCGTTGTTTTTGCTTTACCGCCCGCATTTACTCCTCAGGCAGTCGCGGGACGGAGGGGCAAGTCAAATCACTTTTAAGTCCTTGGGTAATTTTATCCGATGGGGGGGGAGCACGTGTGTGCCAAAGGGGATTTAAAGTAACTAAGTAGTCATCAAGGTAAACATTCGGACGAGTCAAAACAGTGTTCCAAATTGCCGGGGTCAGGTAGTAGTATATTCCTATCCAGAAACTGCAgaacttcttcaagaaagagaaaaaagacaaaaggaatGTCTCGGGAAGTGAAATGCTGACGAAAACAAACAATGATGTAAATAACTCCAAACGCGAATTGCCCCGAGTCAAGGGACTGTTGTACCGAATTGTCTGACAGGTGGTGGCAAACAATGACCCTTTCACTGGCCTCtattccttcttcttcacggcAGAGGAGAGACTGTGTTCCAGTCAGAAAGTAAACTTGTCTTTGTCATCTGGTATGCTGTAAccatgtacggagtacataaCACAGGGTCAACCCCAGCTTGCCCTGTCGATTTCCTCTTTGGGCGTAGATTGCCTGACAGATAGTACAAATACCCTACTACTACCCCCAAGTCCATAGATAGGAAAATCAATCTCCcattattttcttctcttttctttcttttccttttctcgtCTAATCTTTCCAACAGATAGATCTACGAACCAATAATGGAGACTGTCTGCACTTCGTCCCATCTCTGCAGGATCACAAGCTACTGATAGCCACACTGCACAGTACCAACACCTACTTTTCTTATCGGTCAATCTACGAGCAACTACCTAGGCATGATATAAGATATAACAAGTAAGACATGCACATTTTGCGTACAAGGATTGTATTGCCATGGACTAGTGGGTTGGATGACACAGATAACCGATCTGATCGTGTGCCCCTTGCAGTGTACAGATGCATCAAATGGTCATGTGGCGCATAAAGCAAGCACATCAGATGGTACCCCGCCCAGAAGGGTCCTTTACTATGTTATAAAATGAATTGTCAGGGTATAATGAAGCTTGTGTCGAGTTATAGTCATTGCCCTGGTACTtgaaaaatagtaaaagaATATAGAAGCAAAAATAGAAGTCTGCTTGACGCTACCGAAACAAGGATATTGGCCCGAGTCTGCACCATGCAGTAAAAGACACATTAACTTTTTACTCAGATCTCTTCGAGATCCGAGGGTGGCAAGCCCAGCCCGTAAGCATCACACCGTATAATCCGATACAGATCGGGTGCAAGACAAAGGTACCCACATTTTGAGCAAGCAGCCCAGTGAAGAAAGGCGATACAGCACCGCCACTGCTTCCTAATGCACTGATAAAACTCAAACTTGACATCTGCATCGACCGGGGGAGCAGCTTGCTGAACACTGCTGTAGCGCAAGGGTAGACAGGTCCCAGGAGCAAACCCACAATAGAAACTGCAACGGCATCTCCGATAACGTTGGGGATCAGCCACGTCATCACCTGAAAGGCGACTGATCCTATCACGAGAAGTACAACTGACAGCTTCTCTCCGATCATGTGGGCCGGGTGGGAGAGGGCGAAACGTCCAAGAGTGATGCCAGCCCAAAATCCTGCACTCACGTACCCTACCTGCGAGGGGTTTCCATCACGAGAACTGATAAGAAATGATACGACCCAGCCTGAAATAGAGACTTCCGCGCCCTGATATGCGAAGATAAAGAGTGCACCGAGAAGAGTGGTTCTGTTTTTGACTGCTTGCTTCAACGACTGTGTCTTACTTGCAACGCCATGATCATGATCTTGCTGGGAAGTAGACTGTTGAAATGTAGCAAGCAGCTGTACGGGCAGTTCCTTTTCATACCCACGGAATGTCCAAGCCGCAAGTGCTGCGTTGAATAAGGCTAGGGCAAGGGAGATACAGTAAAAGAAGGACCACTGGACCCCATGAGACGCCAAAGCTGTCGCTATAAGCGGTCCTATGATTCCTCCAATCCCATAGCTACCGTGAAGGAAACCTAGCGCTGTGGTACTGTTCACGAGGTTGGCGCAAAATACGTTGTTGAGAGCAAGTTGTAGCGCAAGCCCAAAtccgaggagaaagaagctcgCTACAATTGCTGGAAATGGCGGCTTGCAAACAATAATCACGTATCCCGCAGCGAGTACAGCCATGGACAAAGCATACGCCTTTGGCCGCCCGAGTTTGGCCTCTAACGCATGGGTGAAGGGCGCAGCAAGGATGAATCCAAGAGCATTAGTCACGAAGATTAGAGATACAACAGCGTAGCCAATATTATAATCTTCCTCGATGTAAGGGATTAAGGCTCCTGGAGCGCTGTCGTTCAACCCACCGCCCAAATTCATCAGACAAGCACTGAGCAAGCGCCATTTCGTTTTTGAT includes the following:
- the pkcA gene encoding protein kinase c (serine/threonine protein kinase), producing MDGDDLIASVYRKIEREKALITAASNMRQSTNNPLVQQRVDANIRDGRKNIAYLEEKMRELQLRRDGESPTDKRLPPEPGAGPAPPPKDYGTGYDEYDASGAYPQGGSGSMPTGAPFADPRPFAPVPKARPNFTKLDLIKYDTPYLGPKIQLMLSQLEFKLSVEKQYKAGIEKMVRLYQDEGDRKSRADAEGRRIESNQKIQLLKQALKRYEDLHVDIESTDDPDDESLNTPNMRKPLTGLLTLRIQAVTDVDHATSSRFSRGPETFVIIKVEDTIKARTKATRTDRWQDETFTIDIDKANEIELTVYDKSGDRPTPIGMLWVRISDIAEEMRRKKLESELNASGWVSADKMEHGGSSGRPDTAGQPGSPHAPGSAGHSGPTAQGYAGAPGGAPSLNSVMIESWFALEPVGRIHLSMSFAKQLKDRRPFDIGLNRQGAVRQKKEEVHEMQGHKFVTQQFYNIMRCALCGDFLKYAAGMQCADCKYTCHRKCYPKVVTKCISKANYETDPDEEKINHRIPHRFEGFSNLSANWCCHCGYLLPFGRKNAKRCSECGLTCHAHCTHLVPDFCGMSMEAANQILETLIHARNHNKSLSVSSGLSGRTLRPGGPPQTPQDPALAYPQKPVESPYGLPQREPSAEAVSAATNSYIPPQSPTAAQRQQMPPRTSSAGPAAAAAAAATGMRTPQQIPTGPVQTLPPSHAHYDPAAYVSYQQSMAPPPQQQMPQKVASPYGVPPQQQPVPVMQQQVAMKEDAPPQQPKVRIGLDHFNFLAVLGKGNFGKVMLAETKSTKKLYAIKVLKKEFIIENDEVESTKSEKRVFLVANKERHPFLLNLHACFQTETRVYFVMEYISGGDLMLHIQRGQFGLKRAQFYASEVLLALKYFHENGVIYRDLKLDNILLTLDGHIKIADYGLCKENMWYGATTSTFCGTPEFMAPEIILDKKYGRAVDWWAFGVLIYQMLLQQSPFRGEDEDEIYDAILADEPLYPIHMPRDSVSILQKLLTREPELRLGSGPTDAQEVMSHAFFRNINWDDIYHKRVPPPFLPTITSPTDTSNFDQEFTSVTPVLTPVQSVLSQAMQEEFRGFSYTADFA
- a CDS encoding putative MFS efflux transporter (predicted protein), coding for MSTSAFGALLQLESSPPIANPAAAVHRDKHGLANASFDLELNEVRHGSSPTSKTTKANSGIATPLTPTGVENHSPAPDVYESAYPNANQASSSKTKWRLLSACLMNLGGGLNDSAPGALIPYIEEDYNIGYAVVSLIFVTNALGFILAAPFTHALEAKLGRPKAYALSMAVLAAGYVIIVCKPPFPAIVASFFLLGFGLALQLALNNVFCANLVNSTTALGFLHGSYGIGGIIGPLIATALASHGVQWSFFYCISLALALFNAALAAWTFRGYEKELPVQLLATFQQSTSQQDHDHGVASKTQSLKQAVKNRTTLLGALFIFAYQGAEVSISGWVVSFLISSRDGNPSQVGYVSAGFWAGITLGRFALSHPAHMIGEKLSVVLLVIGSVAFQVMTWLIPNVIGDAVAVSIVGLLLGPVYPCATAVFSKLLPRSMQMSSLSFISALGSSGGAVSPFFTGLLAQNVGTFVLHPICIGLYGVMLTGWACHPRISKRSE